The Vibrio tubiashii ATCC 19109 genome has a segment encoding these proteins:
- the btuF gene encoding vitamin B12 ABC transporter substrate-binding protein BtuF encodes MRFTLLLLTAFVSHFAVSAPAERVISLAPHATELAFAAGLGDKLVAVSERSDYPEQAQKIEKVANYQGIKIERIIALQPDLIIAWPSGNPNGELDKLKQFGLNIYYSQTHSLEDIAANIEQLSEYAQDPNVGRKNAQDFRNQLAELKNRYDTESKVRYFYQLSEQPVITLAQGKWPSEVFSFCGGENIFESSAAPYPQVGKEQVILQNPEVMFTSQHAIANGNIWAQWSEQLSAVKNNYIWSLNSDWINRPTPRTLKAIEQVCEHFETVRRNR; translated from the coding sequence ATGCGTTTCACCTTATTGCTTCTGACGGCTTTTGTTTCTCACTTTGCTGTTTCAGCTCCTGCCGAGCGTGTGATCAGCTTGGCACCACACGCGACTGAACTCGCGTTTGCCGCAGGGCTTGGAGACAAACTCGTCGCCGTCAGTGAACGAAGTGATTACCCGGAACAAGCGCAAAAAATAGAAAAAGTCGCTAACTATCAAGGGATCAAGATAGAACGTATCATCGCCCTACAACCGGATCTCATTATCGCGTGGCCTTCTGGTAATCCTAATGGAGAGCTCGACAAGCTTAAGCAATTTGGCCTCAATATTTACTACTCTCAAACTCATTCACTAGAAGATATTGCCGCTAACATTGAGCAGCTAAGCGAGTATGCGCAAGATCCAAATGTCGGAAGAAAGAACGCGCAGGACTTTAGAAATCAGCTAGCAGAACTCAAAAATCGTTACGATACAGAGTCTAAAGTTCGTTACTTCTACCAACTGAGTGAGCAACCTGTTATCACTTTGGCGCAAGGCAAATGGCCTAGTGAAGTGTTTTCATTCTGTGGCGGTGAAAATATCTTTGAGAGCAGTGCTGCGCCTTACCCGCAAGTAGGGAAAGAGCAAGTCATCTTGCAGAACCCAGAAGTGATGTTTACTTCTCAGCATGCCATCGCCAATGGCAATATTTGGGCGCAGTGGAGTGAGCAACTTTCGGCGGTAAAGAACAACTACATCTGGTCTTTAAATTCAGACTGGATAAATCGCCCAACGCCAAGAACGCTCAAAGCTATCGAGCAAGTTTGTGAGCATTTCGAAACAGTAAGGCGAAATCGCTAA
- a CDS encoding TRIC cation channel family protein → MDSMLLYVVDLFGTAIFAISGVLLAGRLKMDPFGVAVLGSVTAIGGGTIRDMALGATPVFWITDTNYLWTILITCLLTMLIVRRPKRLAWWILPVCDAIGLAVFVGIGVEKTMAYQDSALVAIIMGVITGCGGGIIRDVLAREVPMVLRSEVYATACIIGGAFHTAALAMGHSSDSAFLAGVASTLLIRLGAIRWHLSLPTFALNR, encoded by the coding sequence ATGGATTCCATGCTGCTTTATGTCGTCGACTTGTTCGGTACGGCTATTTTTGCAATTTCAGGTGTTCTATTAGCGGGTCGATTAAAAATGGACCCTTTTGGTGTTGCTGTACTTGGTAGTGTCACTGCAATAGGCGGAGGCACCATCCGTGATATGGCCCTGGGTGCGACGCCGGTTTTCTGGATCACCGATACCAACTATTTGTGGACCATCCTGATTACTTGCTTGCTCACCATGCTTATAGTCAGAAGACCTAAGCGTCTCGCATGGTGGATATTACCTGTCTGTGATGCCATTGGTCTCGCGGTGTTTGTCGGCATTGGCGTTGAAAAGACCATGGCTTATCAAGACTCTGCCCTTGTAGCGATCATTATGGGTGTAATAACAGGCTGCGGTGGCGGTATTATCCGTGACGTACTTGCCCGTGAAGTACCTATGGTTCTTAGAAGTGAAGTGTACGCGACCGCATGTATCATTGGTGGAGCATTCCACACCGCCGCTTTAGCCATGGGTCACAGTAGCGATAGCGCATTTCTCGCAGGTGTAGCCTCGACTCTACTCATTAGACTTGGCGCCATTCGCTGGCACTTGTCACTGCCAACGTTTGCTTTGAATCGATAG
- the mtnN gene encoding 5'-methylthioadenosine/S-adenosylhomocysteine nucleosidase has translation MKIGIIGAMEQEVSILKQAIENCQEVSKAGCTFYAGQLNGVDVVLLQSGIGKVAAAVGTTILLDEYKPDVVINTGSAGGFDSSLNLGDVVISTEVRHHDADVTAFGYEMGQMAQQPAAFMADEKLMDVAEKALAQMEDKHAVRGLICTGDAFVASAERQAFIRKHFPSVIAVEMEASAIAQTCHQFKVPFVVVRAISDVADKEAGMSFDEFLPLAAKSSSEMVVKMVDLLK, from the coding sequence ATGAAAATCGGCATCATCGGTGCAATGGAGCAAGAAGTCTCTATTCTTAAGCAAGCTATTGAAAACTGCCAAGAAGTCTCTAAAGCAGGTTGTACTTTCTACGCGGGTCAGCTTAATGGTGTAGACGTGGTACTGCTTCAATCAGGTATCGGTAAAGTTGCTGCTGCGGTAGGCACGACGATTCTTCTTGACGAATACAAGCCTGATGTCGTGATTAACACAGGTTCTGCAGGTGGCTTTGACTCTAGCCTAAACCTTGGCGACGTTGTTATTTCAACTGAAGTTCGTCACCACGATGCAGACGTAACAGCATTTGGTTATGAAATGGGGCAAATGGCACAGCAACCAGCGGCTTTCATGGCAGATGAAAAACTGATGGATGTGGCTGAAAAAGCACTGGCGCAAATGGAAGACAAACACGCGGTACGTGGACTAATCTGTACTGGTGATGCATTTGTAGCAAGCGCAGAGCGTCAAGCCTTCATTCGTAAGCACTTCCCATCAGTTATCGCCGTTGAAATGGAAGCTTCAGCTATCGCTCAAACCTGTCACCAATTCAAGGTCCCATTCGTTGTCGTACGTGCTATCTCTGACGTAGCCGATAAAGAAGCAGGCATGAGCTTTGATGAGTTCCTACCGCTAGCTGCTAAGAGTTCATCAGAGATGGTGGTAAAAATGGTTGACCTGCTGAAGTAA
- the pnp gene encoding polyribonucleotide nucleotidyltransferase, giving the protein MFEKPVVKTFQYGNHTVTLETGVIARQATAAVMVTMDDTSVFVSVVGKKEAVEGQDFFPLTVNYQERTYAAGKIPGGFFKREGRPSEGETLTARLIDRPIRPLFPDAFKNEVQVIATVMSVNPDVQPDMVTMIGTSAALAISGIPFNGPIGAARVGHIDGQLVLNPSNTELETSKLDLVVAGTEGAVLMVESEADNLTEEEMLSAVVFGHDQQQVVIKAINEFAAEVATPAWDWVAPEENTTLVNKIAELAEAKLVEAYQITEKMARYDRIHAIAAEVNEVLLAEDPEANTKEIHTIFHDLEKTVVRRSIIAGNPRIDGREKDMVRALDVRTGVLPRTHGSSLFTRGETQAIVTATLGTQRDAQIIDELTGERKDHFLLHYNFPPYCVGETGFVGSPKRREIGHGKLAKRGIAAVMPSVDEFPYTVRVVSEITESNGSSSMASVCGTSLALMDAGVPIKSSVAGIAMGLVKEGDDFVVLSDILGDEDHLGDMDFKVAGTNTGITALQMDIKIEGITKEIMQIALNQAQGARKHILSVMDEAISGAREDISEFAPRIHTMKISAEKIKDVIGKGGAVIRALTEETGTTIEIEDDGTIKIAATEGTAAKEAIRRIEEITAEVEVGRIYTGKVARLADFGAFVTILPGKDGLVHISQIADKRVEKVSDYLAEGQEVQVKVLEIDRQGRVRLSMKEAVEKTEEAASEEKPATDA; this is encoded by the coding sequence ATGTTCGAAAAACCAGTTGTTAAAACGTTCCAGTACGGTAACCACACAGTTACTCTAGAAACTGGCGTTATTGCACGTCAAGCTACGGCAGCAGTTATGGTTACTATGGACGATACGTCAGTATTCGTTTCTGTAGTGGGTAAAAAAGAAGCGGTAGAAGGTCAAGACTTCTTCCCTCTAACGGTTAACTACCAAGAGCGTACTTACGCAGCAGGTAAAATCCCTGGTGGTTTCTTCAAGCGTGAAGGTCGTCCTTCTGAAGGCGAAACGCTAACGGCTCGTCTAATCGACCGTCCGATTCGTCCACTATTCCCAGATGCATTCAAAAACGAAGTTCAGGTTATCGCGACAGTAATGTCTGTAAACCCAGACGTTCAACCAGACATGGTAACAATGATCGGTACTTCTGCGGCTCTTGCTATCTCTGGTATCCCGTTCAACGGTCCTATCGGTGCAGCACGCGTTGGTCACATCGACGGTCAACTAGTTCTGAACCCAAGCAACACTGAGCTAGAAACATCTAAGCTAGACCTAGTTGTTGCTGGTACTGAAGGCGCTGTTCTTATGGTTGAGTCTGAAGCAGACAACCTAACTGAAGAAGAGATGCTTTCTGCGGTTGTATTTGGTCACGATCAACAGCAAGTAGTAATCAAAGCGATCAACGAGTTCGCAGCTGAAGTTGCCACTCCTGCATGGGATTGGGTTGCTCCAGAAGAGAACACGACGCTTGTAAACAAGATTGCTGAGCTAGCAGAAGCGAAGCTTGTAGAAGCTTACCAAATCACTGAGAAGATGGCTCGTTACGACCGTATTCACGCGATTGCTGCTGAAGTAAACGAAGTGCTACTTGCTGAAGATCCAGAAGCAAACACAAAAGAAATCCACACTATCTTCCACGATCTAGAGAAGACAGTGGTTCGTCGTAGCATCATCGCGGGTAACCCACGTATCGATGGTCGTGAAAAAGACATGGTTCGTGCGCTAGACGTACGTACTGGCGTTCTTCCGCGTACGCACGGCAGCTCATTATTCACTCGTGGTGAAACTCAGGCAATCGTAACAGCGACTCTAGGTACGCAACGCGATGCTCAAATCATTGATGAGCTAACAGGTGAGCGTAAAGATCACTTCCTACTACACTACAACTTCCCTCCATACTGTGTTGGTGAAACAGGTTTTGTTGGTTCTCCTAAGCGTCGTGAAATCGGCCACGGTAAACTAGCTAAGCGTGGTATTGCTGCAGTAATGCCTTCTGTTGATGAGTTCCCATACACAGTACGTGTTGTATCGGAAATCACAGAATCTAACGGTTCTTCTTCAATGGCTTCTGTATGTGGTACTTCTCTAGCACTTATGGACGCTGGCGTGCCAATCAAGTCTTCTGTTGCGGGTATCGCAATGGGTCTTGTTAAAGAAGGCGACGATTTCGTTGTTCTTTCTGACATCCTTGGTGACGAAGACCACCTAGGCGACATGGACTTTAAAGTAGCAGGTACTAACACTGGTATCACTGCACTTCAGATGGATATCAAGATCGAAGGTATCACTAAAGAGATCATGCAGATTGCTCTTAACCAAGCGCAAGGTGCACGTAAGCACATCCTATCTGTGATGGATGAAGCAATCTCTGGTGCTCGTGAAGATATTTCTGAGTTCGCTCCGCGTATTCACACAATGAAGATCAGCGCTGAGAAGATCAAAGACGTTATCGGTAAAGGTGGTGCAGTTATCCGTGCTCTAACTGAAGAGACAGGTACAACTATCGAAATCGAAGACGACGGTACAATCAAGATTGCTGCAACTGAAGGTACAGCTGCGAAAGAAGCAATCCGTCGTATCGAAGAGATCACTGCAGAAGTTGAAGTAGGCCGCATCTACACAGGTAAAGTAGCGCGTCTAGCAGACTTCGGTGCATTCGTAACTATCCTGCCAGGTAAAGATGGTCTAGTACACATCTCGCAAATCGCTGACAAGCGTGTAGAGAAAGTGTCTGACTACCTAGCTGAAGGTCAAGAAGTTCAAGTGAAAGTTCTTGAGATTGACCGTCAAGGCCGTGTACGTCTAAGCATGAAAGAAGCAGTTGAAAAGACTGAAGAAGCAGCTTCAGAAGAGAAGCCAGCAACTGACGCATAA
- the rpsO gene encoding 30S ribosomal protein S15, producing the protein MSLNAETKAAIVAEYARSEGDTGSPEVQVALLTASINHLQGHFKAHKGDHHSRRGLLRMVSSRRKLLDYLKGKNLSRYQDLIKRLGLRR; encoded by the coding sequence ATGTCTCTGAATGCAGAAACTAAAGCAGCAATCGTTGCAGAATACGCGCGCTCTGAAGGCGACACTGGTTCACCAGAAGTACAAGTAGCTCTACTGACTGCTTCTATTAACCACCTACAAGGTCACTTCAAAGCTCACAAAGGCGATCACCACAGCCGTCGTGGTCTTCTACGCATGGTTTCTAGCCGTCGTAAGCTTCTTGACTACCTGAAAGGCAAAAACCTTTCTCGTTACCAAGACCTAATCAAGCGTCTAGGCCTACGTCGCTAA
- a CDS encoding cobalamin biosynthesis family protein, which yields MEDIFNQFYSNGALLVLWGALLFHLILPFPREAHPAILWHKFAEQLADKVNVNSNYSQSIISGTLAWLLMLFPMLAVLIALKPLVWQPELFELAFLLLAIDWRNTDKFTAQFVAAMAREDKEHAKMLIKPLINRSTAPLSILGLGKAGAETLIMSYGRNVIGVLFWYAIGGGIGAFMYRMSVELARAWSPSRQRFSPFGIPAVRAVAVLDFIPLRLFAIMITLGHRAQATAHLLQEQAKSWPLPGPAWLLVSVGAKLELSLGGPAIYDGHKAVRAKLGGRIAPSAIHIAQVQKTLAWRMFAWIIIQSLIMGLIYQGI from the coding sequence ATGGAAGATATTTTCAATCAATTTTACTCAAATGGCGCGCTCCTCGTATTGTGGGGCGCATTGTTATTTCATCTAATCCTACCCTTCCCACGTGAGGCACATCCCGCCATCTTGTGGCATAAGTTTGCTGAACAGTTAGCGGACAAGGTCAACGTTAATTCCAATTACTCGCAAAGCATTATCTCTGGCACTCTAGCTTGGCTGCTCATGCTATTCCCGATGCTCGCTGTCTTGATTGCACTAAAACCGCTGGTTTGGCAGCCAGAACTGTTCGAATTGGCCTTTTTACTGCTCGCGATTGATTGGCGTAATACCGACAAATTTACCGCCCAATTTGTCGCTGCGATGGCACGCGAAGATAAAGAGCATGCCAAAATGCTCATCAAGCCACTCATCAATCGCTCGACCGCGCCTTTATCAATATTAGGGCTAGGTAAAGCGGGCGCAGAAACTCTGATCATGTCTTACGGCCGTAATGTCATCGGCGTGCTGTTCTGGTATGCCATTGGCGGTGGCATCGGAGCGTTCATGTATCGCATGAGTGTAGAGTTGGCTCGGGCATGGTCACCAAGCAGACAACGCTTTTCACCATTCGGTATTCCCGCAGTTCGTGCGGTAGCAGTATTAGACTTTATCCCACTGAGGCTGTTTGCCATCATGATCACATTAGGTCATCGGGCACAAGCAACCGCTCACCTACTTCAAGAACAAGCCAAATCGTGGCCTCTTCCTGGACCTGCCTGGCTATTGGTTTCCGTCGGTGCCAAGCTTGAACTCTCACTAGGTGGTCCGGCGATTTATGATGGTCACAAAGCGGTACGCGCTAAACTTGGTGGTCGCATTGCACCATCAGCCATTCATATTGCTCAGGTACAAAAAACTCTGGCGTGGCGAATGTTCGCTTGGATTATTATCCAAAGCCTTATCATGGGCTTAATCTATCAAGGAATCTAA